Proteins from a single region of Dyadobacter fanqingshengii:
- a CDS encoding glycoside hydrolase family 25 protein, translating to MAKRKGRASAAKVKYLKPLPAKGWAIIAGLILFIGALIWWRDKKDVNQWEFIAKFGIKLPLRYAIHGIDVSHHNAKINWDKLKKTRSENVGIDFVYMKATEGATHLDRQFKRNWAEAKRVGMRRGAYHFYNPRVMSDRQVQNFIGQVRMEPGDLPPVLDLETHASKPDDIIIKGVKNWLEQIEAHYGVKPIIYVNEYFYKKYIAGNFDEYPLWLAGYSRTHLDDLASDAHVLFWQHSEKGWADGIRGFVDYNVFLHEPEDWADLANN from the coding sequence ATGGCAAAAAGGAAAGGTCGGGCTTCGGCGGCCAAAGTAAAGTATTTGAAACCATTGCCTGCAAAAGGCTGGGCGATTATAGCCGGGTTGATTCTGTTTATTGGCGCCCTCATTTGGTGGAGGGATAAGAAAGACGTTAATCAATGGGAATTCATCGCCAAGTTTGGGATCAAATTGCCGCTCCGCTACGCCATTCATGGCATCGACGTCTCGCACCACAATGCAAAGATCAATTGGGATAAGCTGAAAAAAACACGTTCGGAGAATGTCGGGATTGATTTTGTCTACATGAAGGCCACCGAAGGCGCCACGCATCTCGACAGACAATTTAAGCGGAACTGGGCCGAGGCAAAGCGGGTAGGGATGCGTCGGGGCGCTTATCATTTTTACAATCCAAGGGTGATGTCAGACAGGCAGGTGCAAAACTTCATCGGACAAGTGCGGATGGAGCCGGGCGATCTGCCACCGGTCCTGGATCTGGAAACCCACGCCAGCAAGCCGGACGACATTATTATAAAAGGCGTAAAAAACTGGCTGGAACAAATTGAAGCACATTACGGCGTAAAGCCAATCATTTACGTCAATGAATATTTTTACAAAAAATACATTGCCGGAAACTTCGACGAATATCCCCTTTGGCTGGCCGGTTACTCCCGCACGCACCTGGACGACCTGGCTTCTGATGCACACGTCCTCTTCTGGCAACACAGCGAAAAAGGCTGGGCGGATGGGATTCGTGGGTTCGTGGATTACAATGTGTTTCTACACGAGCCAGAAGATTGGGCGGATTTGGCGAATAATTAA
- a CDS encoding agmatine deiminase family protein, which translates to MPYINTSLTPKELGFSFPAEWFPHRATWLTFPHNEASWQGERLAKMLPQYLAFIKAISQGEHVGIIANDPNLKDFILKKLESTGVDLSKIEFVIKPTNDAWCRDHGPCFVINEKTKEKAIVNWGHNAWGGKYPPYDADNRTPTAVAEHLNLMVFNPGIIMEGGAVEFNGAGSLLTSKSCLLNLNRNPHLNQDRIEEILCQYYGIQQVLWVEGGIVGDDTDGHIDDTTRFINEDTVIACVEHDPNDENFEILQTNLQMLKSMRLVNGKQLNIIEIPMPKAVIIDNFRTPGSYANFLICNAGVITPVFNNPNDQIAIDILEKAFPERKIIPLEATEIIWGQGSFHCLSQQEPLV; encoded by the coding sequence GTGCCTTATATCAACACTTCATTGACTCCGAAAGAACTAGGTTTCAGCTTCCCAGCCGAGTGGTTCCCGCATCGGGCCACCTGGCTTACATTTCCACATAACGAAGCTTCATGGCAGGGTGAACGGCTTGCTAAGATGCTTCCGCAGTATCTGGCCTTCATTAAAGCCATCAGCCAGGGAGAGCATGTCGGTATTATAGCCAATGATCCAAATCTGAAAGATTTCATTTTAAAAAAGCTGGAATCGACCGGTGTAGATCTTTCTAAAATTGAATTTGTAATAAAACCAACAAACGATGCCTGGTGCAGAGATCACGGGCCTTGCTTTGTCATCAATGAAAAAACAAAGGAAAAAGCGATCGTGAATTGGGGTCATAATGCATGGGGAGGCAAATATCCGCCCTATGACGCCGATAACCGCACGCCTACTGCCGTTGCGGAACATCTTAACCTGATGGTTTTCAACCCCGGGATCATTATGGAAGGTGGCGCAGTGGAATTCAACGGAGCAGGAAGCTTGCTGACCAGCAAATCGTGCCTACTAAACCTGAATAGGAATCCGCATTTAAATCAGGACCGGATCGAGGAAATCCTTTGTCAATATTATGGGATCCAGCAGGTTCTGTGGGTAGAAGGCGGCATAGTTGGCGACGATACAGACGGCCACATTGATGACACCACGCGCTTTATCAATGAAGACACTGTCATCGCCTGCGTTGAACATGACCCTAATGATGAGAATTTTGAAATACTGCAAACCAATCTGCAAATGCTGAAAAGCATGCGCCTGGTTAATGGTAAGCAATTGAATATCATCGAGATCCCGATGCCGAAAGCCGTCATTATAGACAATTTCCGCACGCCGGGTTCTTATGCTAATTTCCTGATCTGTAATGCAGGCGTTATTACACCCGTTTTCAATAATCCCAATGACCAGATTGCAATCGACATTCTTGAAAAAGCATTTCCAGAGAGGAAGATCATTCCGCTCGAGGCTACTGAGATCATCTGGGGGCAAGGGAGTTTTCACTGTCTGAGCCAGCAGGAGCCGTTGGTTTAA
- a CDS encoding pyridoxal phosphate-dependent aminotransferase has translation MTQKMDRRNLLKSGLMAIGGMTLAPHLSMGAFANAPLSLDPENRIFRSPMVREHFLPNDFKAPKIIAKLNSNENPYGPPMSAQKAVADSVKNGNRYAWKEMYDLIDKIAKKEGVTADHIMMGPGSSDLLEKVALVTFMNGKGNIVSADPCYMSLVQVAKSVGATWKPVPCTADWSHDLKAMEAAIDSETKLVYVCNPNNPTGAITKGQDLLDFCSRVSEKVPVFVDEAYIELAVGADTQSMVSLLTQKKNVIVARTFSKIMGMAGIRVGYMVALPTYLASINKITRGGMGISYTSIFAASASLDDNQFQDTTRKLNHEAKLYLYENLDKLGYKYIPSYTNFVLFPISITGKELLTKMSDKGVAVRSFDIQNKPWCRVSIGTMDEMKAFVGALNQLS, from the coding sequence ATGACTCAAAAAATGGACCGTCGAAATCTGTTAAAATCCGGTTTAATGGCAATCGGAGGAATGACTTTGGCACCTCATCTTAGCATGGGCGCTTTTGCGAATGCACCCCTTAGCCTGGATCCTGAAAACCGTATTTTCCGCAGCCCAATGGTAAGGGAACATTTCCTTCCAAACGACTTCAAAGCGCCTAAGATCATTGCGAAACTAAACTCCAATGAAAATCCTTACGGCCCGCCGATGTCTGCACAAAAAGCCGTTGCGGATTCTGTTAAAAACGGAAACCGTTATGCATGGAAAGAAATGTATGACCTGATCGACAAAATAGCGAAAAAAGAAGGTGTTACTGCCGACCACATTATGATGGGTCCGGGCTCATCGGATCTTTTGGAAAAAGTGGCTTTGGTAACATTCATGAATGGCAAAGGAAACATTGTTTCGGCCGATCCTTGTTATATGTCCCTGGTGCAAGTTGCCAAATCCGTAGGTGCAACCTGGAAACCGGTTCCTTGCACAGCTGACTGGTCACACGACTTGAAAGCCATGGAAGCTGCCATCGACAGCGAAACAAAACTGGTTTACGTTTGTAACCCAAACAACCCAACCGGTGCTATCACAAAAGGACAGGATCTGTTGGATTTCTGCTCACGTGTTTCTGAAAAAGTGCCTGTATTCGTTGACGAAGCTTACATTGAGCTGGCTGTTGGCGCCGACACACAGAGCATGGTTTCGCTATTGACACAAAAGAAAAATGTAATCGTTGCCCGTACTTTCTCCAAAATCATGGGAATGGCTGGTATCCGCGTTGGTTACATGGTTGCGCTTCCTACTTACCTGGCAAGCATCAATAAGATCACACGTGGCGGAATGGGCATTTCCTATACTTCTATCTTCGCAGCATCTGCAAGTCTGGACGACAATCAATTCCAGGATACCACGCGCAAGCTGAACCACGAAGCGAAACTTTATCTATACGAAAACCTGGACAAACTGGGATACAAATACATTCCGTCTTATACCAACTTCGTACTGTTCCCGATCAGCATTACAGGTAAGGAACTCCTGACCAAAATGAGCGATAAAGGCGTTGCCGTGCGGTCATTTGATATCCAAAACAAACCATGGTGCCGTGTCAGTATCGGAACAATGGACGAAATGAAAGCATTTGTTGGTGCGCTTAACCAGCTGAGTTAA
- a CDS encoding SusD/RagB family nutrient-binding outer membrane lipoprotein produces the protein MKNILNHKTIWMTALAGILTASSCTKDFDDMNTSPNSPTAIGPQYLLPTGIETAIDRYWGHRTRFERINIDAAELYVQHLTRNIYSNEGDDYTVSPALVANNWKGFYNDSQLNFQRIISMTGEGAATPNSNYEGVALVMRTWVFSLLTDLYGAIPYNDAIKGTADAPVYTPKYDPMDVVYAGMLNDLKMANEKLVVGGPAIAGDILYSGDILKWKKFANSLRLRLANRQAAKKPAESKAIMAEIVGDAAKFPIFTSNADNAQLNCTAVLPSNNEWNQVMKQDGRTDWNISKTLADKMNALDDSRITKYANVNKDGKYEGHPNGLPDAIATTYLATSSTIGDAFTKPESPEVIMTFAELNFILAEAALDGEITGSAKTYFDAGIAASFAQYGLTPPASFVTKLGAVTREKVLEQKWVALFGQGVEAWAEWRRTGFPVFPAVDPRAVLQNGGILPTRFPYPNSEYSLNAEAVKAGEGLNGGPNDMKTKLWWAEK, from the coding sequence ATGAAAAATATATTAAATCATAAAACCATTTGGATGACGGCGCTTGCAGGAATTCTGACTGCATCAAGCTGCACCAAAGATTTTGATGACATGAATACGAGTCCGAACAGCCCCACGGCCATCGGTCCTCAGTATCTGCTTCCTACGGGCATTGAAACAGCCATCGACCGTTACTGGGGACACCGGACCCGTTTCGAGCGCATTAACATTGACGCGGCTGAATTGTACGTACAGCATTTGACCCGTAACATTTATTCCAATGAAGGTGATGACTACACCGTTTCCCCTGCATTGGTTGCTAATAACTGGAAGGGTTTCTACAACGATTCCCAGCTGAACTTCCAACGCATCATTTCGATGACCGGCGAGGGAGCTGCAACTCCGAATTCTAATTACGAAGGCGTTGCATTGGTCATGCGGACATGGGTTTTCTCCTTACTAACAGACCTTTACGGAGCCATTCCGTACAACGACGCGATCAAAGGGACAGCTGACGCACCGGTTTACACGCCCAAATACGACCCTATGGATGTTGTTTACGCAGGCATGCTGAACGACCTGAAAATGGCGAACGAAAAATTAGTTGTAGGTGGCCCAGCCATTGCGGGCGATATTTTGTATTCAGGTGATATTTTGAAATGGAAAAAATTCGCCAACTCTTTACGCCTTCGCCTGGCCAACCGCCAGGCTGCCAAGAAACCTGCCGAATCCAAAGCCATCATGGCCGAGATCGTGGGTGACGCTGCCAAGTTCCCGATTTTCACAAGCAATGCAGACAATGCACAGCTGAATTGCACAGCCGTTTTGCCAAGCAATAATGAGTGGAATCAGGTAATGAAACAAGATGGCCGGACGGACTGGAACATTAGCAAAACACTGGCTGACAAAATGAATGCACTGGACGACAGCCGCATCACCAAATATGCCAATGTAAATAAAGACGGTAAATACGAAGGCCACCCAAATGGCTTGCCCGATGCGATCGCAACGACGTATCTGGCCACAAGCTCAACGATCGGCGACGCATTCACGAAGCCGGAATCGCCGGAAGTGATCATGACTTTCGCAGAACTGAACTTCATCCTTGCTGAGGCAGCATTGGACGGAGAGATCACAGGAAGCGCAAAAACTTACTTTGACGCTGGTATAGCCGCTTCATTTGCACAATATGGTCTAACGCCTCCTGCCTCATTCGTTACCAAACTCGGAGCAGTAACCAGAGAAAAAGTTTTGGAGCAAAAATGGGTGGCATTATTTGGTCAGGGAGTGGAAGCCTGGGCAGAATGGCGCAGAACTGGTTTTCCTGTCTTCCCCGCGGTTGATCCACGCGCAGTCTTGCAGAATGGAGGCATCCTGCCAACCCGTTTCCCTTACCCCAACTCGGAATATTCATTGAATGCCGAAGCTGTGAAAGCAGGAGAAGGTTTGAACGGGGGTCCTAACGACATGAAAACCAAGTTGTGGTGGGCCGAAAAGTAA
- a CDS encoding SusC/RagA family TonB-linked outer membrane protein: MRKVLLLLLWVCLCSPLAYAQVRQISGKISAADDGLGLAGASIIFKGTNVGSNADADGKFSFSVPGDGILVVSYVGFLIKELPIGNQTQFDIKLDADTRQLAEVVVTAFGIEREKKALGYTVQEVKGSSLTESRSTNVANALSGKIAGVRVQSNGGPGSSSTIQIRGSSSVSGNNQPLIVIDGVPMEQTANKTLGGGISEVNPDNIKEMSVLKGPNAAALYGSRAANGVILITTKNGQGTKGLGVEINSNITFERPWIKPDFQNTYGGGSGYRTWYNDGWSSAITDPAQIAQYRAVYDARYPLAGSEGTDESWGAPMDGRMVRQWWTGDDVAPLTPQPNNWEEYWQTGRTITNSVALSGGNDKGYFRLGLSRVDQKGIMYYNDFHRNNFRINSGYNLTKNISVTLSGEYIKSGSDNRSYAGGQEFIWSHRSVSWDQLRNYEQYNDVHNQKVGDTDPPNWQHTFFTNPYFSQKMMPSGNEKDRLLGNIALNYKILPSLSLMLRSGTDYWSDTRINVTNFLRVRNGTRTPGRFNEEVLRSQETNTDFMLTYNKNITNDFGLNVQFGGIQRKNYYKRNYFAVGEMVVDGLYNAGNSVPSANTIESKIEESETQSLFGTANFSWRNALFLDLTARNDWSSTLPANARSYFYPSASVSAVFTELLDLKSNVLSFGKLRASYAQVGNDATPYQLAQTFTASGSWNGAVPKFAENIQIANADLKPEITTGLELGADLRFFKGKIGLDVTYYDQTTKDQILGVEISKASGYDKRILNAGKITNKGVEVTLSGTPVKLSNGFSWEVSVNYARNRNKVVELAEGLTTYTLATQRGMSSEARVGEAYGTFYGVGFQKSPDGQIVYGANGLPVTVSNQKLGNVQPDFIGGVLNTLNYKGFSLSALVDLRIGGDIYDEGTGTARWTGQYAETALGREEGVIGKGVRELTGADGTKSYIPNDVIVTANQLYGYSNPRNYHESAIFDASYVKLREVSLGYSISPSFLKKVKIQSAKLSVVGRNVWMIFKNTPHIDPEIDAKGGNGQGFGYGELPSSRSVGMNLSLSF, from the coding sequence ATGCGTAAAGTTCTACTCTTATTATTATGGGTCTGTTTGTGTTCTCCGCTTGCTTACGCTCAGGTGCGTCAGATCAGCGGCAAGATATCAGCAGCCGACGATGGTCTCGGACTCGCTGGCGCCTCTATCATATTTAAAGGAACCAACGTAGGTTCAAACGCGGACGCAGACGGAAAATTCAGTTTTTCTGTTCCGGGTGATGGAATTCTTGTAGTTTCTTATGTGGGTTTCCTTATTAAAGAACTACCAATCGGAAACCAGACACAATTCGATATCAAACTTGACGCCGATACACGACAACTTGCCGAGGTGGTAGTTACCGCATTCGGTATTGAACGTGAGAAAAAAGCACTGGGCTACACGGTTCAGGAAGTAAAAGGAAGCTCGTTAACAGAATCAAGGTCTACAAACGTAGCCAACGCATTATCAGGTAAGATCGCAGGCGTACGCGTTCAATCCAATGGTGGCCCGGGCAGCAGCTCGACCATCCAGATCAGGGGTTCTTCTTCTGTTTCAGGCAACAACCAGCCGTTGATCGTTATCGACGGTGTGCCGATGGAACAAACTGCGAACAAGACGCTTGGCGGAGGAATTTCGGAGGTTAACCCGGACAACATTAAAGAAATGTCGGTTCTGAAAGGCCCTAATGCGGCTGCATTGTATGGTTCACGCGCAGCCAACGGGGTTATATTAATTACAACTAAAAACGGACAGGGAACAAAAGGATTGGGTGTTGAAATCAACTCAAACATTACATTCGAACGCCCGTGGATCAAACCTGATTTTCAAAATACATACGGTGGCGGAAGCGGTTACAGGACGTGGTATAACGACGGATGGAGTTCTGCTATCACTGATCCGGCGCAAATCGCACAATACAGAGCTGTTTATGATGCAAGATATCCTCTGGCTGGCTCAGAAGGAACGGATGAAAGCTGGGGAGCGCCTATGGATGGCCGTATGGTGAGACAGTGGTGGACTGGTGACGATGTTGCGCCACTGACTCCTCAGCCTAACAACTGGGAAGAATACTGGCAAACCGGCCGCACGATCACAAACAGTGTGGCGCTTTCAGGCGGTAACGACAAAGGTTATTTCCGATTGGGATTGAGCCGCGTGGATCAGAAAGGGATCATGTATTACAATGATTTCCATAGAAACAACTTCCGTATCAATTCCGGTTATAATCTGACCAAGAACATCAGCGTTACATTGTCCGGTGAGTATATCAAATCAGGCTCGGACAACCGCAGCTATGCAGGCGGACAGGAATTTATCTGGTCACACCGCAGTGTTTCGTGGGACCAACTACGTAACTACGAACAATACAACGATGTGCACAACCAGAAAGTAGGTGATACAGATCCACCAAACTGGCAGCATACATTCTTCACAAACCCTTACTTCTCTCAAAAAATGATGCCTTCCGGCAACGAGAAAGACAGGTTGCTGGGAAACATCGCTTTGAATTACAAAATCCTGCCTTCACTGTCCCTAATGCTCCGCTCGGGAACGGATTACTGGTCTGATACGCGTATCAATGTTACTAACTTCCTTCGCGTTCGTAACGGTACAAGGACACCGGGCCGCTTTAACGAAGAAGTGCTGCGCAGCCAGGAAACAAACACGGATTTCATGCTGACTTATAACAAGAACATTACCAATGATTTTGGATTGAATGTTCAGTTCGGTGGGATTCAGCGCAAAAACTATTACAAGAGAAATTACTTCGCTGTGGGTGAAATGGTTGTGGACGGCTTATATAATGCAGGAAACTCTGTCCCTAGCGCCAACACCATTGAAAGCAAGATCGAGGAATCTGAAACACAAAGCTTGTTTGGAACAGCTAACTTCTCATGGAGAAACGCCCTTTTCCTTGACCTCACTGCCAGAAACGACTGGTCGAGCACATTGCCGGCGAATGCACGTTCTTACTTCTACCCTTCTGCATCAGTAAGCGCTGTATTCACCGAATTGTTGGACCTGAAAAGCAATGTTCTTTCATTTGGAAAACTTCGCGCCAGCTACGCACAGGTGGGTAATGATGCAACTCCTTACCAGCTTGCACAAACATTCACCGCAAGCGGATCATGGAACGGGGCTGTACCAAAATTTGCCGAGAACATTCAGATCGCAAACGCTGATCTGAAACCCGAGATCACAACAGGTCTTGAATTAGGTGCTGACTTGCGTTTCTTCAAAGGAAAAATCGGTTTGGATGTAACCTATTACGATCAGACCACGAAGGATCAGATCCTGGGTGTTGAGATCTCCAAAGCAAGCGGTTATGACAAAAGAATCCTGAACGCAGGAAAGATCACCAACAAAGGGGTTGAAGTAACATTGTCCGGAACACCGGTAAAATTGTCGAATGGATTTAGCTGGGAGGTTTCTGTAAACTACGCTCGTAACCGCAACAAAGTGGTTGAGCTGGCAGAAGGATTGACCACTTACACATTGGCCACGCAAAGAGGAATGTCCTCAGAAGCACGCGTAGGAGAAGCTTATGGAACATTCTACGGAGTTGGTTTCCAGAAATCACCGGACGGACAAATTGTTTACGGAGCTAACGGCTTACCTGTTACTGTATCAAACCAAAAGCTGGGTAATGTGCAGCCTGACTTCATCGGTGGCGTGCTTAACACATTGAACTACAAAGGATTCTCACTAAGCGCTTTGGTTGATCTTCGCATCGGCGGGGACATTTATGACGAAGGAACGGGAACTGCCCGCTGGACTGGTCAATATGCAGAAACAGCTTTGGGCCGCGAGGAAGGTGTAATCGGAAAAGGAGTGCGCGAGCTCACAGGAGCGGACGGAACCAAATCGTACATTCCAAATGACGTCATCGTAACGGCAAACCAGCTTTACGGTTACAGCAACCCCAGAAACTATCACGAGTCAGCGATTTTCGATGCGAGTTATGTGAAGCTTCGCGAAGTGTCACTGGGTTACAGCATTAGTCCTTCATTCCTGAAAAAGGTCAAAATCCAGTCTGCAAAACTTTCAGTAGTAGGACGCAATGTGTGGATGATCTTCAAAAACACGCCGCATATCGATCCTGAAATTGATGCAAAAGGAGGAAACGGACAAGGTTTCGGTTACGGCGAGCTGCCTAGCTCACGCAGCGTAGGTATGAACCTGTCATTGTCATTCTGA
- a CDS encoding carbon-nitrogen hydrolase codes for MNKKVNIGIVQMSCTEDIEANFQKAVQGIRDAAAKGANIVCLQELFRSLYFCDVEDHTNFQLAEPIPGPSTESLSALAKELGVVIIASLFEKRAHGLYHNTTAVLDADGAYLGKYRKMHIPDDPGYYEKFYFTPGDAATGESAGEAGDKDGYRVFDTKFAKIGVLICWDQWYPEAARITSLMGAEILFYPTAIGWDTNETDPVINEEQYGAWQTIQRGHAVANGVYVVSVNRTGREADQQFWGGSFIANPQGRLLYLAPHEDEVTHVEELDLQKLDFYRTTWPFLRDRRIDSYKPILKRYID; via the coding sequence ATGAATAAGAAAGTAAATATTGGCATTGTCCAAATGAGCTGCACGGAAGACATTGAGGCGAATTTTCAAAAAGCCGTTCAGGGAATCCGTGACGCAGCAGCGAAGGGCGCCAACATTGTATGTCTTCAAGAACTTTTCCGTTCGCTGTATTTCTGTGACGTGGAAGATCACACCAATTTCCAGCTTGCAGAACCCATTCCCGGGCCCTCTACGGAGTCGTTAAGTGCACTGGCAAAGGAACTGGGCGTTGTGATCATTGCGTCACTTTTTGAAAAACGCGCACATGGTCTTTACCATAATACAACAGCGGTGCTGGACGCCGACGGTGCTTACTTAGGCAAATACCGCAAAATGCACATTCCCGACGATCCGGGTTATTACGAAAAATTTTACTTCACTCCGGGTGATGCCGCAACGGGTGAATCTGCGGGCGAAGCCGGCGATAAAGATGGTTACCGGGTTTTTGATACAAAATTTGCCAAAATCGGGGTGTTAATCTGCTGGGATCAATGGTACCCGGAAGCAGCACGCATTACAAGTCTGATGGGCGCCGAAATCCTTTTTTACCCCACTGCCATCGGCTGGGATACGAATGAAACGGACCCGGTCATTAATGAAGAGCAATATGGCGCGTGGCAAACCATTCAACGCGGGCATGCAGTTGCCAATGGCGTTTACGTCGTTTCCGTGAACCGGACAGGACGCGAAGCAGACCAGCAGTTCTGGGGCGGATCGTTCATCGCCAACCCTCAGGGCCGCCTACTCTATCTCGCGCCGCACGAGGACGAAGTGACACACGTAGAAGAACTTGACCTGCAAAAGCTTGATTTTTACAGAACGACCTGGCCGTTTCTGAGAGACCGCCGGATTGATTCCTACAAGCCAATTCTCAAACGCTACATTGATTAG
- a CDS encoding glycosyltransferase family 9 protein: MNKPVKVLILRFSSIGDIVLTTPVIRCLKQQINAEIHYFTKSKFQFLLADNPYVDKIWLLDKDINPVLTQLKAEHFDYIIDLHANIRTLRIKVALGVKAFSFDKLNALKWLLTTFKVDYLPNIHIVDRYMETLHVFQVTSDGQGLDYFIPYKDNVETSWLPPTHRQAFVAYAIGGQHNTKKLPVPRMIELCRKINFPIVLLGGKEDFDAGEAIRTAIGDDLILNTCGKYNFNQSASLVQKSLIVFSHDTGLMHVASAFKKKVYSIWGNTIPGFGMYPYKTAFEVLENNNLKCRPCSKIGYKACPQKHFKCMNELSFDFPIKELPEDK; encoded by the coding sequence GTGAATAAACCCGTAAAAGTCCTTATCCTGCGTTTCTCGTCCATTGGTGACATTGTGCTTACCACGCCGGTGATAAGGTGTTTGAAACAACAGATTAATGCTGAAATTCACTATTTTACCAAATCAAAATTCCAGTTCCTGCTTGCCGACAATCCCTATGTAGACAAAATATGGCTGCTGGATAAGGACATTAATCCGGTCCTCACACAACTCAAAGCAGAACATTTCGATTACATTATTGACCTCCACGCCAACATCAGAACGCTGCGCATTAAGGTTGCGCTGGGCGTTAAAGCATTCAGTTTTGATAAATTAAATGCGCTGAAATGGCTCCTGACGACATTCAAGGTCGATTATCTGCCTAACATCCACATTGTAGACCGCTATATGGAGACATTGCATGTTTTCCAGGTAACAAGTGACGGTCAGGGACTCGACTATTTCATTCCATATAAGGATAATGTGGAAACCAGCTGGCTTCCGCCAACGCATCGGCAGGCATTTGTCGCCTACGCCATCGGAGGACAGCATAACACGAAAAAGCTGCCTGTGCCCAGAATGATAGAACTTTGCAGGAAAATCAATTTCCCTATCGTTTTATTGGGCGGAAAAGAAGATTTTGATGCGGGTGAAGCCATTCGGACTGCTATCGGCGACGATCTGATCCTGAACACTTGCGGAAAATACAATTTCAATCAATCCGCCTCGCTGGTGCAAAAATCGCTGATCGTGTTTTCGCATGATACGGGCCTTATGCACGTTGCGTCGGCATTTAAAAAGAAAGTGTATTCGATCTGGGGAAATACCATTCCGGGTTTTGGCATGTATCCTTATAAAACAGCTTTTGAAGTGCTCGAAAATAATAACCTCAAATGCAGGCCATGTTCCAAGATCGGATATAAAGCGTGTCCGCAAAAACATTTTAAATGCATGAACGAGCTTTCCTTTGACTTTCCCATCAAAGAACTACCGGAGGACAAATAG
- a CDS encoding lysophospholipid acyltransferase family protein, with the protein MKKLSTRLLLFLLTAISRLSWKKIYKLSDIFRFLIFDIGQYRKQVIFANLRNSFPTYNENTIECIARRYYQNFTDIVFETIKLRSITKNDLLSRFELETELLDHYYAQQKSLVVVSGHLGNWEMLNLFASAKLSYQIVVVYHELANEIFEDWFKKVRTKFGTEMIPMKDAMVRAMAPREKPFLFVLVNDQSPSPDKAYWTNFLNQDTGIFRGGELIAKRLNVPVLYMGILRDEQKRGFYRSYFKLITENPKKEPANKILQSQIEYLEKDIKRQPDNWLWSHKRWKHTRPQNLLPFQLRQEIKSE; encoded by the coding sequence ATGAAAAAACTTTCCACCCGACTATTACTGTTCCTTCTGACAGCAATTTCGAGGCTTTCTTGGAAAAAAATATATAAGCTTTCCGATATCTTCCGCTTCCTCATCTTCGACATTGGCCAATACAGAAAGCAGGTCATTTTTGCAAATTTGAGAAACAGCTTCCCGACTTATAACGAAAATACGATAGAATGCATCGCCCGCCGATACTATCAAAATTTCACCGACATTGTCTTTGAAACGATAAAACTGAGATCAATTACAAAGAATGATCTGCTCAGCCGGTTCGAGCTGGAAACCGAATTGCTGGATCATTATTATGCGCAGCAAAAAAGCCTCGTTGTCGTTTCCGGGCATCTGGGAAACTGGGAAATGCTCAACTTATTTGCTTCTGCCAAATTATCCTACCAAATTGTGGTCGTTTACCACGAGCTGGCCAATGAAATTTTTGAGGATTGGTTTAAAAAAGTGAGGACGAAATTCGGGACCGAAATGATCCCGATGAAAGACGCGATGGTCCGTGCGATGGCGCCGAGGGAGAAGCCGTTTCTGTTTGTGTTGGTGAATGATCAATCGCCAAGTCCGGATAAGGCTTACTGGACTAATTTTCTGAACCAGGACACCGGAATTTTTCGGGGCGGCGAGTTGATCGCCAAACGACTGAATGTGCCGGTATTATACATGGGCATTTTACGTGACGAACAAAAAAGGGGTTTTTACCGCTCCTATTTTAAATTAATCACCGAAAATCCGAAGAAAGAACCAGCCAACAAGATCCTCCAGAGCCAGATTGAATACCTGGAAAAAGACATTAAACGCCAGCCCGATAACTGGCTATGGAGCCACAAAAGGTGGAAACATACAAGGCCGCAAAACCTGCTGCCCTTTCAATTACGACAAGAAATAAAAAGTGAATAA